In the genome of Longimicrobium sp., one region contains:
- a CDS encoding ThiF family adenylyltransferase: MLANDLIHTEEGWGDAASWPLVLDRARTADNERMNHLVASGQVRHLHDTIERQIEDLVRVRARRGDLSARELAEGRAALLGDTDPAAFGRWVFFPWSGRMVHVLPPAEYAELRLDRNRHQVSADEQRRLAGFHVGIVGLTTGNAVALTLALEGACGHLKLADAEEAWLGDLNRLRAGVQDLGVPKTVLAARQVSEADPYARVTLFHEGLGEENADDFLGGDVPLHAVIDACSDLYARVLLRERARARGIPVLTAAGDRGTVEVERFDLEPDAPLFHGRAGDITAARVRKMDDGERMAVELAITEADRASVRTAASVVEIRRTITALPVLASDAALGSAAVAVAVRRLALGQPLPGGRRRVDAAAILADGGARVTPITAAPGWAPRRALVGVDGRIPELVRFCVEHGILAPSAANRQPWRFNWDGERLWVLHDRARSASLLDPSHRAAHLALGAAVENIAIAAAHRGVRLRMEPFPRPRDLSVAAALTFEPGEAGLEDDAALFPFLALRATNRRPGKRGMLGAEALTALTDAARL; encoded by the coding sequence ATGCTGGCCAACGACCTGATCCATACAGAGGAAGGCTGGGGCGACGCCGCGTCGTGGCCCTTGGTGCTGGACCGCGCGCGCACCGCCGACAACGAGCGGATGAACCATCTCGTGGCTTCCGGGCAGGTGCGCCACCTCCACGACACCATCGAGCGGCAGATCGAGGACCTGGTGCGCGTGCGCGCGCGCCGCGGCGACCTGTCCGCGCGCGAGCTGGCCGAGGGCCGCGCGGCGCTGCTGGGCGACACCGACCCGGCGGCGTTCGGGCGCTGGGTGTTCTTTCCCTGGTCCGGGCGGATGGTGCACGTCCTTCCCCCGGCCGAGTACGCCGAGCTGCGGCTGGACCGCAACCGCCACCAGGTGAGCGCCGACGAGCAGCGGCGCCTGGCCGGCTTCCACGTGGGGATCGTGGGACTGACGACCGGGAACGCCGTGGCGCTCACGCTGGCGCTGGAGGGCGCGTGCGGGCACCTGAAGCTGGCCGACGCCGAGGAGGCGTGGCTGGGCGACCTGAACCGCCTGCGCGCCGGCGTGCAGGACCTGGGCGTGCCGAAGACGGTGCTGGCCGCGCGGCAGGTGTCCGAGGCCGACCCGTACGCCCGCGTCACCCTCTTCCACGAGGGGCTGGGCGAGGAGAACGCGGACGACTTCCTGGGCGGCGACGTGCCCCTGCACGCGGTGATCGACGCCTGCAGCGACCTGTACGCCCGCGTGCTGCTGCGCGAGCGCGCCCGCGCCCGCGGCATCCCCGTGCTCACCGCCGCGGGCGACCGGGGCACGGTGGAGGTGGAGCGCTTCGACCTGGAGCCGGACGCGCCGCTCTTCCACGGCCGCGCGGGCGACATCACCGCCGCCAGGGTGCGGAAGATGGACGACGGCGAGCGCATGGCCGTGGAGCTCGCCATCACCGAGGCGGACCGCGCCTCGGTGCGCACCGCCGCGTCGGTGGTGGAGATCCGCCGCACCATCACCGCGCTCCCGGTGCTGGCGTCCGACGCGGCGCTGGGCTCGGCCGCGGTGGCCGTGGCGGTGCGGCGGCTGGCGCTGGGGCAGCCGCTTCCCGGCGGACGGCGGCGGGTGGACGCGGCCGCCATCCTGGCCGACGGCGGCGCGCGCGTGACGCCGATCACCGCTGCGCCGGGGTGGGCGCCGCGGCGCGCCCTCGTGGGCGTGGACGGCCGCATCCCCGAGCTGGTGCGCTTCTGCGTGGAGCACGGCATCCTGGCGCCGTCGGCCGCCAACCGCCAGCCGTGGCGCTTCAACTGGGACGGCGAGCGGCTCTGGGTGCTGCACGACCGCGCGCGCTCCGCGTCCCTGCTCGACCCCTCGCACCGCGCGGCGCACCTGGCGCTCGGCGCGGCGGTGGAGAACATCGCCATCGCGGCCGCGCACCGCGGCGTGCGGCTGCGGATGGAGCCCTTCCCCCGCCCGCGCGACCTCTCCGTGGCTGCGGCGCTCACCTTCGAGCC